The window GGTCTTGCTATGGTTTCTAGTTTTGGTGAAATGCTTACAAATTTGCATATCCCTGGTATTAGTCGACGATTATTGACAACAGATTCTGAGTACACATCAGCGTTTGTTGAGGCCGGTTCTCGTCGGCTTCTTCAAGTTTCTGGTGCAAAGCCTAATGCTGTGGTTGCTCAAGATGGAAGTGGACAATATAAGACTATCAAAGAAGCACTTAAAGCTGTGCCCCCTAAGAATAACCAGACCTATGTTATCTTAATCAAGGCTGGTGAATATAAGGAAATGGTTGATATTCCAAGAAGTATaacaaatgttgtatttattggtGAAGGCCCAACCAAGACCAAGATTACTGGCAATAAGAATTTTGCTGATGGCACTGGCACTTATCACACTGCCACCGTTGGTATGTCATTCAGTTCAATAAATGAGTTTATGTTTTGTACACGAACGCCGCCAATCTTTTTTCTACACGAACTGTTTAACTTGatcaacaacaacagataactCTTTACTTCAGTCCTGGTATAACAACTTGAAGAGTAATAGCTTGCCATAACCAGTTAAATTGCCCTATAGTGTAAGAAAAAATCTTTACAATGttagtatatataacttaaacaaATAGCCGACCGGATTCAGTGTTTACTTTTTCAgccggtatacatagattatacactgagtatacacatattatacataaagtatgcatatattatacatgTGTCAGCTATTTTTAGTCTAAACGGCTGGGTAGGCAGCTATATAGGTTACTTCTTCTAACTTAAACTCCTTATGAATACTATTTCACACTTTCTTGCTAAAATTttgtttggaattttgaagataTCAACTTTCATGTTACGAATTAGACTTTATTATAAACAGTTAAGTTAACCAGTTCTCCTTTGACAAACGTCATAATATATAGAGTTTATAAAAGAGTCAGGgtataaaagttaaactcttCTAAATTGTGCAGCCGTGAATGGAGACGGATTCGTAGCAAGGGATATAGGATTCGAGAACACAGCAGGAGCAAAGAAGCACCAAGCAGTTGCGCTCCGCGTCTCAGCTGACAAGACAGTTTTCTACAACTGCAACATAGATGGATACCAAGACACACTCTACACACATTCCTACAGACAATTCTACAAGGACTGTACTATAACAGGCACCATTGACTTCATCTTTGGTGATGCATCGGCCGTGTTCCAGAACTGCAAGATGATTGTTAGAAAACCAGGAGACAATCAAGCTTGTATGGTCACTGCTCAAGGAAGAAAAGATCATCGCGGAGTTGGTGCAATCGTATTACAAAACTGCGATATCAGAGCTGAGCCAGCTTTTACTAGCACGCAGCCACCAATTAAAGCGTACCTTGGACGTCCATGGAAAGAATATTCAAGGACTATTATTATGCAGTCGTATATCGACGCGTTTATTGATCCTGAAGGGTGGGCCCCATGGAATGGAAATTTTGCACTTAATACTTTGTTTTATGCAGAGTATCAGAATAGAGGACCAGGAGCAAACATTGATAAAAGAGTTAAATGGGGTGGTTACAAAAGAAACATTTCACCACAAGAAGCTGAAAAATATGCTCCTGCTCATTTTATTGACCAAGATAACTGGATTAAGAAGACTGGTATTTCCTACTAGGAAGACGAATGTTTAACTGAAAAAAATGAGATTCCCTAATCCTTTTAacaagttttatttttattacagATAAAAATATGTATTCAATTATGTTATTTAGGTTTCTATTACTCCTATCTAGTTtgcttttctattttcttttttcgtACCTTGTGATGTACTTAGTTTTAGGTTATTGATATCTATATTTTAGCTTATGCAAATTCAAACTTGGATTattctttctttccatttttatttgcATTATTATATCCCTTAAAATCTTTTTCATGGTTTCTTTTAACCGTTTAATTTTAATTTGGGTTGCTCTGTCTTAATATATATCTGTCGACTGTCCTCTACCTCCCATTTTAAATTACTATAAGTTACGGAAATTTCATCGAGAATTATGTTGAACGCCACTTAATTAGTAATTATAGAAGTTAGTAGGATAAATGATGTAAAAGCATAAGTTGAGCATTTGTCTGAACTTCTCAATGTTATTATAAGACTAATTTGTGGATGAAATCACCAATATGTTGGTTTATATGTTGTACAAAAACAAGTGTAGAAATATCTCAGCAATGCATAACTTCCCAAATTAAACGAGGTGTGTTGTAAAATCATTTCTTTCTCCAGAATTATTGAGTCATTTTCCTATATATCCCCTAACCACCACCTACTGAATTAGAAACACTCAGTTCAGAATTCAAGAACTAAACTTATAAATTCTAGTATCATAGAATAAAAGTGGAACAGAATTCACATCATATAAAATGTAAGActatatagggtaaaatatgctcaTATTAAATGTTCGCATAATAAAGCGACACATAGAACCGAATGCAGATGGAAAGCGAGGCAAATGACAATCAAGTCCGAAGGCAGCAATCTCATTTGTTCTCGAAGGGAATGTTGTTcataaatacaaaataaatacttGCCATCCGGTagcagttaataatgaatattcTATAACATTAAGTATTtagtccgttacagagaatatagTATTCATTGCCTACCGTTACACATTTTTTAATGGCtcccataattgtcatttaagagaggCTTGATCCTAGAACCTTGTTCTCTAGGAActtataaatagtgagctcaataGCCATTGGAAGGGGCGAATTTTCTGACAAGCTTATGCTACATACTGTTCaaagctcaataatattttatcttcttgcttatTAATATCGTTACTACTGCCCCCAGAAGCTCTGCTCCCGGAACCAAGATCTCTGCTTTCTTATTTCAATTTCAACGCTAAGTCCTTCATTCTTGTTTAATTTAtatatcattttgggatcaaatcgattcacttgactataaaccacgtataaatttaactgtaaagttttacgggtaaacagtttggcacccactgtGGGGCTTAGATAGTTGTGTAATTGAACTGATCattgcatctattactaacctgtttgattctttgttcttagcaaaaatcaTATGAAATGGCAGATAACAATGTCAACTTCGCATACAATGTTGAGGCCTAAGGAAATCAGCCTCAGCATGAAGATTCGATCAGTGATACCCGCAATAAGCGAGATGAGGCCACGCCAGTCCATGGCGGGCAATATCCACGATATGATCGATaggcaactcctgatgatgctgaatACGAGCACGTACAGTAAGGAACCTAAGGGAGCAACATAAGGCTATTATGGGTCATCTCTTGCGATAGGATCAAGTCATGATGAAGTTGAGGCAGACATTGTCTGGTGCTTCTAATAACGTGAATGGACGAGGTCTAGTTCCTTCGATactcccgcaaatcaaacaacaCAGAGGGTCGACAATAACACCCCGAGGGCGAAGTTGATTTCAATAGGGCCCGGGGGGAGGGGGGACGTTAGCGGATCCGGTAACCACAATGAGAATGATCCCTTTAAAATCGAACTCATGaggtttatgagggaaataaacatctgaatggatcaaATTACGGGTGCACCACCAGTATTAAAAGGACCGGACTCAAGATGCCAGAAGTGTcaaagtatgatgggacttcggatccTCAGGAACACATCACCACCTATATAACGGCGGAGAAGGGGGACAATTTAGCTCCGCACGAGATTGAGTCAATCGTATTGAAAaaattcggggagaccctcaTGGAGGGAGCCCTGATATGGTATTCGCTATTACCCGAGTACTTAATAGATTCTTTCGAGATGCTCGTGGATTCTTTTATCAAAGCCCATGCAGGGGCCAAAATGGTACAggcccgaaaggccgacatattcaaaattgcacaaagagAGTCCGAATGGCTGCGAAAGTTCGTGACcagattccagaaagaaagaaagCTACTACCGTCCATACTGGACGAATGGACAGCTGATGCATTTACTAAAGGGCTGAATCCAAAAGTTCCGATGCTTCTCagaaattgaaagaaagtctGCTAGAGTTCCAAGAAATAACATGGGCGGATGTTCACAACCAATACAAGTCAAAAATAAGGATTGAGGATGATGAGCTCGATTTTCCGGCATCAACCACAGGTCGAGATGGGGAGAAGAATAAGGAGAAATTAAAGGATAATTTTGACACAGATCGATGGTCTTCAAGAGGTcggtttttgccctatgaaagggCCAAAGGATGCGAAAGGGGTTTTCGGTCGGTGGATAGATTCATTACCGATAGGAGAGCTGATTGCATCCGGAATAATAGATTATTGCAGGACAAGGAGATATCGGGCTCACGGGATTCCTCCTACCCCAGGCTATCCAAATACACCTTCAACATCAGCATAGTGGAATGTcggctatgaggaacattaaggAAGCACGTCCCAAAGCCAATGAGATCTGATCCCAGTCAGAGGGATCCTAAATTATGGTATGAATACTATGGGACCAACGGCCACCTGACATGGGATTGCCGACATTTGCGCGAGGAGGTGGAGACTTTGTTGAAAAATGGCTATCTTAGAGAATTCTTAAGCGACCGGGATAAAAACAACTACGGGCGCAATCGTGATAGCATGAAACcttcgaaagcaggagaagatctTCCTCGTctgacgatcaacatgattttttgGGGGAACAAGATTAATGGTGTGAATTTTTAGTGGCAAAAAAGATGAAGGTGTTAGTAACCCACAGTAAGAGACTCCTGGAAGTAGCTGAGGACGATGTtactttcacggaggaagacgCAAATAGACTACTACTGCCGTACAATGATGCCTTGTTAATCTCTCagtgttttagattttaaaataaaatgtattTTGGTGGACCCAGGAAGTTTGGCCAATATTATCCAATAGAGAGTGCTGGAGCAAGCCAAGCTTAACGAAAGTATCATTTCGGGCACAAAACTGACGAGCGTGActgataactgtgatttctacatattttatacccattcttacctaagttttgtgcattaactgccagaaattagtcccaaaatgtttacaagttgtgcttgattttaGGTTTGAgagacaagatgacaaatactaaagatcggctcaaaaaggagtgaaatctgccaagtgtcaaaagacaactgaaaggggggatcaaaaggacctgcgcggtccgcactgttttgtcaCGCGGCCGCGCAGGAGAGTTCAGAAGCTGGACATCTTCAAGTTcaacctgcgcggtccgcactgttctgccacgcggccgcgcaggaaagttcagaggccatgaTATCTTCAAGTCAAGTtgcgcggtccgcgccccttTTTATGCGGTCTGCGCCTAAGAGTATTAGAGACTCAATCATTCAAGGAAAAAGCCCACGCGCCGcgcacctaatcagtgcggtccgcgtggatgaagttcacGCGGCTGCgcgtcacttttgtgcggtccgcgccccccagtgccagaagcaagatatgaaggCCCAAAACCCTACGCGGTcgcgcgtcatttgtgcgcggtccgcgccagaccctcaggggtatttttgtccggtttttcctgtgtagtataaatagaacattttactttttagcagtAGCTTTTTCCAGATCTGTTTTGAGAGCATAGAGCAACTGAACTTGGGATTTCAtgattttagcctattttgggcaatttcttctagtattaacgtggatttgagtagattaacattgtagttaattgttatgtcaattttatctattatttcttcaatttctgttcctattatggctagctaaacccattagctagggttgtggctcaatcctagtgtgggtaattaatgggtgtgattgtttagtgcataaatgatgttgggtatttgaattaatcttatgttttcattaagatttggtggttgcaaacactaagtctagcttagtgagttttgactcttcttgagaaagagagtctatgaccccaagattaattctaacaaggaattgggatggacccatgagaatggtagtcccaattaacgggttaaacctcgagagagtaattacccaacttgaaccataagttgcttgggcaaattggcctacccaattggtctcgagagagtcaattgggcaaaatcactctctctaccgagaggtgtgagagtgggtgcaaaagtgcgcaacggttatagcataagtcccatagtcatcattcttgcattaggaatctctacccgttagttgaccacctaggtacatgccacgaccctagtgcctttctctatattgcatacaacttagaatcataattttagcataacttagttttacaattgtagttgataaattgtagctattaatcaaaagaaaaccaaaaatgttagaagatcaattaggagctaaaataTAGTCCTAGACTATacaaatacgcaactccaaattgaagttccctgtgaaaaattgaccccgataccgctattgggtaaaagtattagcacCCACTCTTCCTCAGGTTGAGTCcgctgcgatcactttttggcgccgttaccggggaactttacggtgttgactatttgtgcagctagtattgtgttttgcttctctttccttcttatttactaACTTGGGTGTGTcaatcaatcaggtacaatggctcttaatgcaaatgaccctctcgacaatgtgatagcgggggaggaggtagaagatctagaacaagatgaggtcttacctcaacttccacggagaggccgaaatgtcaatataaatgcaaattaTGGTATGAATACTATGGGACCAACGTCCACCTGACATGGGATTGCCGACATTTGCGCGAGGAGGTGGAGACTTTGTTGAAAAATGGCTATCTTAGAGAATTCTTAAGCGACCGGGATAAAAACAACTACGGGCGCAATCGTGATAgcagggaactttcaaatcacaaatgttatgctgaccttgctcgagcaaagaggttatttcactggtgcctccgatcaaaacgcctacaagcacttgaaggggttcgtggatacatgttggggtagcaagcagacaaacgtgtccgaggatgcgttgagattgaggattttcccattttctcttcggggtaaagcattggattggttagaaaggctccccaatcattctattacaacatgggatgaattggcggacaaatttattgccaagttcttctctccaagtcatatggcagctcttcgggatgaaattctagctttcaagcaagaaccaacggaacctttgcatgagatatgggaaagatatagaacaatggtgaaagagtgccctaataacgacatgaccgagactatgattcaacaaaccttttatcggggcatcaacaccacaaattaatgcattgtgaaccaatggGCCGGagggaattttatgaaactttcttaccaagaggcatgtgatgtacttgatgaaatggccgacacctcttcggcatggcaaaacCGAGCAAAcatgccccaaggtgaccccacgatcatctatttgcacaaggaattgcacgatcatggccaagctatagccgagcttacaacaactatgaatcaattggcaaaggcgcaattgcaataagtccaaaacccgcgccaagtcaacgcaatggaaggtgtttctatgtttaAAAGAAGGCAAAGAGGGCAACAACCTCAaagtaattgtgaacaatatgacaacaacaatgatggtggtggataTTCGAACGAAGgttttgatgaccaaagtgatgaagtccaatatgtcaacaactaccaagggaatagaggtaatcaagggaatcaacaatggagaccccaaggtaattggggcaatcaacaaggtgGCAATTGGAATTACAATAACAATCAAGGAGGCAATTGGAGGAACAATAATTCGgggaatcaaggtaattggaatgggAACAACAATTAGAACAACAACAATGGTTGTCAAGGTGGTTGGAACAACAATAGTGGACAAGGTAAgagggggcaaggctttcaaaggcccccaatgtatcaacatcCCAATAACCCGCCTCCGTTTCACTCTCAAGGGTCGAGTTCGTCGGGCAATGACATGGGTCGAATAgagagcatgttcgagcaaataatgaaaaagagtcaagattccgaggcccaattagcttcgcataacacatctatccggaacttggaagtgcaattaggccaaatctctcaatctTTAAATACTCacccaaagggtgctctaccaagtgatacggtagtaaaccccaagggtgggcacaataatcatgtgatggcagtgacaacgcgaagtggaagaggtggtGATGTGCATAcctcaagaggaaaccaagttaTGGTGGATGAAGATGAGTCGCAAAATGATGAGATCCCGTTGGTAGTTGAGGATGTTGTTGAACCAAGTGCAAATGATGATGTGAGAATTGAAATTGATGAAggtgaggaggagactcaagaggctgtgaactcgtctagggaacacgtcatTGATATACCCGAACCggtggtgccaaaagccaaggcacccttacctagacctcctccgccctatcctcaacggttggccaagaaaaagggtgacaaccaatttaagaaattcattgaaatgatgaagagtttgactatcaacgtgcctttggtggaggcactcgagcaaatgccgggatacgcaaagttcatgaaagatttcgttacaaaaaagagatcaatggagtgtgagacaatcaagatgacccatcaagtgagtGTAATTGTGCATTCTATGACTCCAAAACTTGAGGATCCCGGCGCATTCACTATCCCAtataccattggaagtgccgactttgcaaaagcGCTTTGTGGCTTGGGggaagtatcaatttaatgccatattcggtcttcaagaccttgggaatctgacaacctcgtccaacttctatgaggcttcaaatggcggaccggtcaatgaagcggcctttgggaattattgatgatgtccttgttcgtgttgataacttcatattgccggccgatttTGTAGTTTTGGATTGCGAAGTGGATTTCGAGGTGCCTATTATTCTTGGGAGGcccttcctagctacggggaaggccttggttgatgtggaagcaggagaattgaccttccgtgttggtgatgaaaaggtggtgttccacgtatgcaaattaatgaggcaaccaaatagcaccgaggtgtgctcgtttgttgacattgtcacggcggtgatagtggatgacacaagcgcaatggcaaatgttgaggacccacttgaggccgtgctattgaacatggatgttgatgatgatgctagaagggtggagtgtgtgaatgcattATATGGCatgggctcgtattcttatgaaccgaggaagttatctcttgatcttgaaaatcgcaaaactcctcccaccaagccatctattgaggagccaccggtgttggagttgaaaccacttcctcctcaccttaggtatgaatttcttggtcctaatttcactttgccggttattctttcttcttgcttgactaacgtgcaggttgatgccactttggcggttcttcaaaagcgcaaGTGGGCGATTGGATGGACCTTGGCAGATATTCGGGGTATTATCCCCtcgttttgcatgcacaagataatattggaggaggatgctagGCCGTCttttgaacatcaaaggagactcaatgaggccatgcaagaggtggttaAAAAGGGagtcatcaagtggcttgacgccggtgtggtgtatccaatttctgacagttcgtggacttctctggtacaatgtgtgccaaagaagggaggaatgacggtggtgaccaatgacaacaatgaacttattccgacTCGTACGGTgacgggttggagggtatgcatggactaccggaagttgaacaaggtgactagaaaagatcatttcccattgccgttcttggaccaaatgcttgatcgtcttgcgggccaggttttctattgttttctggatgggtattcaggctataaccaaattctcattgcccaGGAATACcaagaaaagacaaccttcacatgtccttatggcacattcgccttctctcgaatgccatttggattatgcaatgcaccggcgaccttccaatgatgtatgatggcaatcttcaccgacatggtggaggacattttggaggtcttcatggatgattttagagtggttggggactcatttggtgattgcttgcaaaacttggatcgtgtgttggcccgatgcgaagacacgaacttggttctcaattgggagaaatgccattttatggtagaagaaggaattgtgttgggttacaaaatttcaaaaagagggattgaggttgataaggcgaaaattgaggttatctcaaggctccctccccctacttctgtcaaaggggtgaggagttttcttggtcacgcgggtttctaccgaagattcatcaaagacttctctaaggtagttaacccgttgtgtaaattgctagagaaagatgccaaatatgtgttcgatgagaaatgtatggaggctttcgagcttctaaagcaaaagttgacgactacccccatcattactgcaccaaattggagcttgccctttgagctcatgtgcgacgctagtgatgttgcggtgggggcggtcttgggccaaagaatcaacaaaatgttccatccggtgtactacgcaagtaagacaatgaatgaagctcaaaggatCTACACGGTCACCGAGAAGGAATTGCttgccattgtttttgccatggagaagtttcgcccataccttatgggggccaaagtgattattcataccgatcacgccacccttaggtatttgatgacgaagaaagattctaaagcgaggttaatgagatgggtgcttcttcttcaagaatttgatttggagattgttgatagaaagggtagtgaatatcaagtggcggaccacttgtctcgattggaggaggaagggaggcctttggacggccttgagataaatatgcttttccggatgaacaactcctctcggtttcaatgctagacatgccatggtttgccgacattGCCAATTAT of the Nicotiana tabacum cultivar K326 chromosome 7, ASM71507v2, whole genome shotgun sequence genome contains:
- the LOC107764290 gene encoding pectinesterase-like, which translates into the protein MANKIAIAGLASILVVACVVAAAVTITKRNSSDSSSNSGDPVSNDSQISTSTKSVQAMCQPTDYKEACEKSLASAKNTSDPKELIKVAFESTITDIKNAMKNTSLIQEAAKDPRTKDALQTCESLLNVSIDDLRRSFDKVGTFDINKIKDYTDDLKTWISASITYQETCLDAFENTTGETGEKMKKLLKTAGELTSNGLAMVSSFGEMLTNLHIPGISRRLLTTDSEYTSAFVEAGSRRLLQVSGAKPNAVVAQDGSGQYKTIKEALKAVPPKNNQTYVILIKAGEYKEMVDIPRSITNVVFIGEGPTKTKITGNKNFADGTGTYHTATVAVNGDGFVARDIGFENTAGAKKHQAVALRVSADKTVFYNCNIDGYQDTLYTHSYRQFYKDCTITGTIDFIFGDASAVFQNCKMIVRKPGDNQACMVTAQGRKDHRGVGAIVLQNCDIRAEPAFTSTQPPIKAYLGRPWKEYSRTIIMQSYIDAFIDPEGWAPWNGNFALNTLFYAEYQNRGPGANIDKRVKWGGYKRNISPQEAEKYAPAHFIDQDNWIKKTGISY